In Streptomyces sp. NBC_01381, a genomic segment contains:
- a CDS encoding S28 family serine protease, whose amino-acid sequence MRKALRWLLSLVVLIGTVGTVGAAGAATAAEPQAIDTQATDIKDRLLAIPGMSLIEEKPYTGYRYFVLNYTQPIDHRHPSKGTFKQRLTVLHKDTARPTAFFTSGYGVSTNPSRSEPTRIIDGNQVSMEYRFFTPSRPEPADWSKLDIWQAASDQHRIFKALKPIYDKKWVATGGSKGGMTATYYERFYPKDMDGVVAYVAPNDVVNKEDSAYDEFFETVGTKECRAALEAVQREALVRREPLEKKYAAFAEKGNYTFKTVGNLDKAYEAVVLDLVWGFWQYQPESACADVPDASSASDQAIFDYVDKVGGWSSYTDQGLTPYTPYYYQAGTQLGSPDIAQPWLGDLSRYGYQPPRNFVPRSIPMKFQPGVMRDVDSWVKRNSQRMMYVYGQNDPWGAEPFHPATGGKHDSYVFTAPGGNHGANVAGLVADEKAKATERIQAWAGVSTSSATAKPLAPYDAKLDRKDTDRKQMLRP is encoded by the coding sequence ATGCGCAAGGCGCTCAGATGGCTGCTGTCGCTAGTGGTGCTCATAGGCACCGTCGGCACAGTGGGCGCGGCAGGGGCGGCCACCGCCGCCGAGCCGCAGGCCATCGACACACAGGCCACGGACATAAAGGACCGGCTCCTCGCGATACCGGGCATGAGCCTGATCGAGGAGAAGCCGTACACCGGCTACCGCTACTTCGTCCTCAACTACACCCAGCCGATTGACCACCGGCACCCCTCCAAGGGCACCTTCAAGCAGCGCCTGACGGTGCTGCACAAGGACACCGCCCGCCCCACCGCCTTCTTCACCAGCGGCTACGGAGTCTCGACCAACCCGAGCCGCAGCGAGCCGACGCGGATCATCGACGGCAACCAGGTCTCCATGGAGTACCGCTTCTTCACGCCGTCCCGCCCCGAGCCCGCCGACTGGTCCAAGCTCGACATCTGGCAGGCCGCGAGCGACCAGCACCGCATCTTCAAGGCGCTGAAGCCCATCTACGACAAGAAGTGGGTGGCGACCGGCGGTTCGAAGGGCGGCATGACGGCGACGTACTACGAGCGCTTCTACCCCAAGGACATGGACGGCGTCGTCGCGTACGTCGCCCCGAACGACGTCGTGAACAAGGAGGACTCGGCCTACGACGAGTTCTTCGAGACGGTCGGGACGAAGGAGTGCCGGGCCGCGCTCGAGGCCGTGCAGCGCGAGGCCCTCGTGCGGCGTGAGCCGCTGGAGAAGAAGTACGCCGCGTTCGCCGAGAAGGGCAACTACACCTTCAAGACCGTCGGGAACCTCGACAAGGCGTATGAGGCGGTCGTCCTCGACCTGGTGTGGGGCTTCTGGCAGTACCAGCCGGAGTCCGCGTGCGCGGACGTCCCTGACGCGTCGTCCGCCTCCGACCAGGCGATCTTCGACTACGTCGACAAGGTGGGCGGCTGGTCCTCCTACACGGACCAGGGTCTGACCCCGTACACGCCGTACTACTACCAGGCCGGTACGCAGCTGGGCTCGCCCGACATCGCCCAGCCCTGGCTCGGCGACCTGAGCCGCTACGGCTACCAGCCGCCGCGGAACTTCGTCCCGCGCTCCATCCCGATGAAGTTCCAGCCGGGTGTGATGCGGGATGTGGACAGCTGGGTGAAGCGCAACTCGCAGCGGATGATGTACGTCTACGGGCAGAACGACCCGTGGGGTGCGGAGCCGTTCCACCCCGCGACGGGCGGCAAGCACGACTCGTACGTCTTCACGGCGCCCGGCGGGAACCACGGTGCGAACGTGGCGGGCCTCGTCGCGGACGAGAAGGCGAAGGCGACGGAGCGGATCCAGGCGTGGGCCGGCGTCTCGACGTCCTCGGCCACGGCGAAGCCGCTGGCTCCGTATGACGCGAAGCTGGACCGCAAGGACACGGACCGGAAGCAGATGCTGCGGCCGTAG
- the speB gene encoding agmatinase: MTSAETPTPRGPVDSSRIPRYAGPATYARLPRLDEVGGKTDIAVVGVPFDSGVSYRPGARFGGNAIREASRLLRPYNPAQDASPFALAQVADAGDIAANPFNINEAVETIEAAADDLLGSGARMMTLGGDHTIALPLLRSVAKKHGPVALLHFDAHLDTWDTYFGAEYTHGTPFRRAVEEGILDTEALSHVGTRGPLYGKQDLTDDEKMGFGIVTSADIYRRGADEVADQLRQRIGDRPLYISIDIDCLDPAHAPGTGTPEAGGMTSRELLEILRGLSSCNLVSADVVEVAPAYDHAEITAVAASHTAYELTTIMSRQIAEGRAAK; this comes from the coding sequence ATGACCAGCGCCGAGACCCCGACCCCCCGCGGCCCCGTCGACTCCTCCCGCATTCCCCGGTACGCGGGCCCGGCGACGTACGCGCGGCTGCCCCGACTCGACGAGGTCGGCGGCAAGACGGACATCGCCGTGGTCGGCGTGCCCTTCGACAGCGGTGTCTCGTACCGCCCCGGCGCCCGCTTCGGCGGCAACGCGATCCGCGAGGCCTCGCGCCTCCTGCGTCCCTACAACCCGGCGCAGGACGCCTCGCCCTTCGCGCTCGCGCAGGTCGCGGACGCGGGCGACATCGCCGCCAACCCGTTCAACATCAACGAGGCCGTCGAGACGATCGAGGCCGCCGCGGACGACCTGCTCGGCTCGGGCGCCCGCATGATGACGCTGGGCGGCGACCACACCATCGCCCTGCCGCTGCTGCGTTCCGTCGCCAAGAAGCACGGCCCGGTCGCCCTGCTGCACTTCGACGCCCACCTGGACACCTGGGACACGTACTTCGGCGCCGAGTACACGCACGGCACGCCGTTCCGCCGCGCGGTGGAGGAGGGCATCCTCGACACCGAGGCGCTCTCCCACGTCGGCACGCGCGGCCCGCTGTACGGCAAGCAGGACCTCACGGACGACGAGAAGATGGGCTTCGGCATCGTCACATCGGCGGACATCTACCGCCGCGGCGCCGACGAGGTCGCCGACCAGCTGCGCCAGCGCATCGGCGACCGCCCGCTGTACATCTCCATCGACATCGACTGCCTGGACCCGGCCCACGCGCCCGGCACCGGCACCCCGGAGGCGGGCGGCATGACGTCGCGCGAGCTCCTGGAGATCCTGCGGGGGCTCTCCTCCTGCAACCTCGTCTCGGCGGACGTCGTCGAGGTCGCCCCCGCCTACGACCACGCGGAGATCACGGCCGTCGCCGCCTCGCACACCGCGTACGAGCTGACGACGATCATGTCCCGCCAGATCGCGGAGGGGCGGGCGGCCAAGTGA
- a CDS encoding glycoside hydrolase family 3 protein, whose translation MSSHRNTSRRTLLAATAVAATALAAPSVHAAGSGDRDRDRRLRERISRMSLEEKVGQLFVMHVYGHSATEPDQADIDANLKELGVRTAAEAVAKYRLGGIIYFGWAHNTRAPHQIADLSNGIQRAALTPETPGQSPTSGIPLLISTDQEHGAVARVGIPATLLPGAMALGAAGSNSTARKAARIAGAELRALGIRQNYAPVADVNVNPANPVIGVRSFGSDPEAVAGLVAAQVKGYQGTDIASTSKHFPGHGDTKDDSHSKLPYIHHTREQWETLDAPPFRAAVAAGIDSIMTAHIVVPALDPAEDPATLSRPILTGILREELGYDGVVVTDSLGMQGVRTKYGDDRVPVLALKAGVDQLLNPPKPEIAWNAVLQAVRDGELTEARLDESLLRILRLKAKLDLFSDPYVTSRGVDKAVGTRAHLAAADRIAEETTTLLLNGGGLLPLSRRTHQEILVVGADPASPSGTTGPPTAVIGRELTELGFTATVLPTGTAPSTTKIAEAVAAAAGKDAVVVGTYNVGAGSTQIALVEALVATGVPVVAVAIRNPYDVARLGSVGASLAAYCWTDVELRAAVRVIAGRARPQGRLPVPVQRADDPTQVLYPVGHGLTY comes from the coding sequence ATGTCGTCCCACCGCAACACCTCCAGACGCACCCTGCTCGCCGCCACCGCCGTCGCCGCGACGGCCCTTGCCGCCCCGTCCGTGCACGCGGCGGGCAGCGGCGACCGCGACCGCGACCGGAGGCTCCGGGAACGCATCTCCCGCATGAGCCTGGAGGAGAAGGTCGGCCAGCTCTTCGTGATGCATGTGTACGGCCACTCCGCCACCGAGCCCGACCAGGCGGACATCGACGCCAACCTCAAGGAACTGGGCGTACGCACCGCTGCCGAGGCCGTCGCCAAGTACCGCCTCGGCGGCATCATCTACTTCGGCTGGGCCCACAACACCCGTGCCCCGCACCAGATCGCCGACCTCTCGAACGGCATCCAGCGCGCGGCCCTCACCCCGGAGACCCCCGGACAGTCCCCCACCTCCGGCATCCCGCTGCTCATCTCCACCGACCAGGAGCACGGCGCCGTGGCCCGCGTCGGCATCCCCGCCACGCTGCTGCCCGGCGCGATGGCGCTCGGCGCCGCGGGCTCGAACTCCACCGCGCGCAAGGCGGCCCGCATCGCCGGCGCCGAGCTGCGCGCGCTCGGCATCCGGCAGAACTACGCCCCGGTCGCGGACGTGAACGTCAACCCGGCCAACCCCGTCATCGGCGTACGCTCCTTCGGCTCGGACCCCGAAGCGGTCGCCGGCCTGGTCGCCGCGCAGGTCAAGGGCTACCAGGGCACGGACATCGCGTCGACGTCCAAGCACTTCCCCGGCCACGGCGACACCAAGGACGACAGCCACTCCAAGCTGCCGTACATCCACCACACCCGTGAGCAGTGGGAGACCCTGGACGCCCCGCCGTTCCGGGCCGCGGTGGCCGCGGGCATCGACTCGATCATGACCGCGCACATCGTGGTACCCGCCCTCGATCCAGCCGAGGACCCGGCCACCCTCTCCCGCCCCATCCTCACCGGCATCCTGCGCGAGGAACTCGGCTACGACGGGGTCGTGGTGACGGACTCGCTCGGCATGCAGGGCGTCCGCACGAAGTACGGCGACGACCGCGTCCCGGTGCTCGCCCTGAAGGCGGGCGTGGACCAGCTCCTGAACCCGCCGAAGCCGGAGATCGCGTGGAACGCGGTGCTCCAGGCGGTCAGGGACGGCGAGTTGACGGAAGCGCGGCTCGACGAGTCCCTGCTGAGGATCCTGCGCCTGAAGGCGAAACTGGACCTCTTCTCCGACCCGTACGTCACCTCGCGCGGCGTCGACAAGGCGGTCGGCACCCGTGCGCATCTCGCGGCCGCCGACCGGATCGCGGAGGAGACGACGACGCTGCTCCTGAACGGGGGCGGACTGCTTCCGCTTTCGCGCCGTACGCACCAGGAGATCCTGGTGGTGGGCGCCGACCCGGCGTCGCCATCGGGCACCACGGGACCGCCGACGGCCGTCATCGGGCGGGAGTTGACGGAGCTCGGCTTCACCGCGACGGTCCTTCCGACGGGCACGGCACCCTCGACCACGAAGATCGCGGAGGCGGTCGCGGCGGCCGCGGGCAAGGACGCGGTGGTCGTCGGCACGTACAACGTGGGGGCGGGAAGCACCCAGATCGCCCTCGTGGAGGCCCTGGTCGCGACCGGCGTCCCGGTCGTCGCCGTGGCGATCCGCAACCCGTACGACGTGGCGCGGCTCGGCTCCGTGGGCGCCTCGCTGGCCGCCTACTGCTGGACGGACGTCGAACTGCGCGCCGCCGTAAGGGTGATCGCGGGTCGCGCGCGGCCGCAGGGGCGGCTGCCGGTGCCGGTGCAGCGGGCGGACGATCCGACGCAGGTGCTGTACCCGGTGGGCCACGGCCTGACGTACTGA
- a CDS encoding thiamine pyrophosphate-binding protein, with protein sequence MTHDHDVVLRPTDAQTRAALNPPAGRNGGDLVVETLQGLGATTVFGLPGQHALGMFDALRRSSLSYVGLRVENNTGFAADAYGRITGEVAPLLLSTGPGALTSLAALQEAAAGSSPVLAIGSQIPVAGLGGGRHGYLHELRDQQASFRDVVKSVHTVRTASQIPSAIAAAWESALTAPHGPVWVEIPQDVLLAETTLPVVTAMDATPDEVVPRPELTAVAADLLSRAERPAIIAGGGVVRSDASGKLLALAELVNAPVVTTFGGKGAFPWEHPLSLQSWLEDRYTTDFLEDADVLLVVGSGLGELSSNYHTFKPRGRVIQIEADAGKLESNHPALGIHSDARLALSALLETIDAPREDPTAPERVRSVLTKVKDRIAAQELTLEQQVLASVRAALPDAAPSFWDMTILAYWAWSAFDARRPNTMHSAQGAGGLGYGFPAALGAAAADPSHPVLAVSGDGGAMYSIAELATARQYDLPVTWLIVDDGGYGILREYMSEAFGEASATELSRPDFVALAESFGVPGVRTTPETLRDDLAKALAAPGPSVVVLPAVLRMFEPTHL encoded by the coding sequence GTGACGCACGACCACGACGTAGTACTGCGGCCCACGGACGCGCAGACGCGGGCGGCCCTCAACCCGCCCGCGGGCCGCAACGGCGGCGACCTCGTCGTCGAGACGCTCCAGGGCCTCGGCGCGACCACGGTCTTCGGCCTCCCCGGACAGCACGCGCTCGGCATGTTCGACGCCCTGCGCCGCTCGTCGCTCTCGTACGTCGGACTGCGCGTCGAGAACAACACGGGCTTCGCGGCGGACGCGTACGGCCGGATCACCGGAGAGGTCGCCCCGCTGCTCCTGTCCACCGGCCCCGGCGCGCTGACCTCGCTCGCCGCGCTCCAGGAGGCGGCGGCCGGGTCGTCACCCGTGCTCGCGATCGGCAGCCAGATCCCGGTGGCGGGCCTCGGCGGCGGCCGGCACGGCTATCTGCACGAACTGCGCGACCAGCAGGCCTCGTTCAGGGACGTGGTCAAGTCCGTCCACACGGTCCGCACGGCCTCGCAGATCCCCTCCGCGATCGCCGCGGCCTGGGAGTCGGCGCTGACCGCACCGCACGGCCCGGTGTGGGTGGAGATCCCGCAGGACGTGCTGCTCGCGGAGACGACGCTGCCCGTCGTCACGGCCATGGACGCGACCCCGGACGAGGTCGTGCCGCGCCCCGAGCTGACCGCGGTGGCGGCCGACCTGCTGTCCCGGGCCGAGCGCCCGGCGATCATCGCGGGCGGCGGAGTCGTACGTTCGGACGCGAGCGGCAAGCTGCTCGCGCTCGCCGAGCTGGTGAACGCCCCGGTCGTCACGACCTTCGGCGGCAAGGGCGCGTTCCCCTGGGAGCACCCGCTCTCGCTCCAGTCGTGGCTGGAGGACCGGTACACGACGGACTTCCTGGAGGACGCGGACGTCCTCCTGGTGGTCGGCTCCGGTCTGGGCGAGCTCTCCTCGAATTACCACACGTTCAAGCCGCGCGGCCGGGTCATCCAGATCGAGGCGGACGCCGGGAAGCTGGAGTCCAACCACCCGGCGCTCGGCATCCACTCGGACGCGCGTCTCGCGCTCTCCGCGCTCCTGGAGACGATCGACGCCCCCCGGGAGGACCCGACGGCCCCCGAGCGGGTGCGGTCCGTGCTCACCAAGGTCAAGGACCGTATCGCCGCCCAGGAGCTCACCCTGGAACAGCAGGTCCTCGCCTCCGTGCGCGCGGCCCTCCCCGACGCGGCGCCGTCCTTCTGGGACATGACGATCCTCGCGTACTGGGCGTGGTCCGCCTTCGACGCGCGGCGCCCGAACACGATGCACTCCGCTCAGGGCGCGGGCGGCCTCGGCTACGGCTTCCCCGCGGCCCTTGGCGCGGCGGCCGCGGATCCCTCCCACCCGGTCCTCGCCGTCTCCGGTGACGGCGGCGCGATGTACTCGATCGCGGAGCTGGCCACGGCGAGGCAGTACGACCTCCCCGTGACCTGGCTGATCGTCGACGACGGTGGCTACGGAATCCTCCGCGAGTACATGTCCGAGGCCTTCGGCGAGGCGAGCGCCACGGAACTCTCCCGCCCGGACTTCGTCGCCCTCGCGGAGTCCTTCGGGGTGCCGGGCGTCCGTACGACCCCGGAGACCCTCCGCGACGACCTTGCGAAGGCCCTAGCGGCCCCCGGCCCCTCGGTGGTCGTGCTCCCGGCGGTCCTGCGCATGTTCGAGCCAACGCACCTCTGA
- a CDS encoding ABC transporter ATP-binding protein: protein MTEQRGGVRPEESGWAKRLTGYAWRYPKDVVLALGASLGGMAVMALVPLITKVIIDDVVEDQTRSMLPWAGALVGAAVIVYVLTYIRRYYGGRLALDVQHDLRTEMYDTITRLDGRRQDELSTGQVVGRATSDLQLIQGLLFMLPMTIGNILLFVISLVIMAWLSLPLTLVALAVAPALWFIAKRSRNRLHPSTWYAQAQAAAVAGVVDGSVSGVRVVKGFGQEEQETGKLREVSRKLFAGRLRTIRLNSKYTPALQAVPALGQVAMLALGGWLAVRGQITLGTFVAFSSYLAQLVGPVRMLAMVLTVGQQARAGAERVLELIDTEPTMEDGKKELPADAPATVEFDDVSFAYEDSRPVLDGLSFEIRPGETLAVVGSSGSGKSTVSLLLPRFYDVTHGAVLIGGHDVRELTADSLRAAIGLVPEDSFLFSDTVRANIAYGKPDASQEEIATAARAAQADRFISELPDGYDTTVGEHGLTLSGGQRQRVALARAILTDPRLLVLDDATSAVDAQVEHEIHEALRGVMAGRTTLLIAHRRSTLNLADRIAVLDDGRLAAIGTHEELTENSPLYRRLLTDPDELGGVSPGHAVPVEIPEDTSLREELDAEFDAERGITPPLWVGDREPKDTALSGMPATPELIAQVDALPPATDTPGIDEARAVTPEESYGLRRLLAGFGKPLLLALLLVAVDAGMGLLLPVLIRHGIDEGVSQLALGAVWAAAGLGLLTVLVQWTAQIGETRMTGRTGERVLYSLRLKIFAQLQRLGLDYYERELTGRIMTRMTTDVDALSTFLQTGLVTAFVSVVTFFGIMVALVVIDVELALVVFATLPPLIIGTFFFRRSSVKAYELARERVSVVNADLQESVAGLRIVQAFRRERSGGKKFADASADYRSARIRGQWLISIYFPFVQLLSAVAAAAVLMVGAGRVEAGTLTTGALVAYLLYIDLFFAPVQQLSQVFDGYQQATVSLGRIQELLQEPTSTKAADEPLDVLSLRGEIAFEDVDFAYGGEEEALSDVRLRIPAGQTVAFVGETGAGKSTLVKLVARFYDPTGGRVTVDGTDLRSLDLTSYRHRLGVVPQEAYLFAGTVRDAIAYGRPDATDAEVEAAARAVGAHDMIATLDGGYLHEVSERGRNLSAGQRQLIALARAELVDPDILLLDEATAALDLATEAQVNQATDRIAGKRTTLVVAHRLTTAARADRVIVMDHGQVAEDGTHDELLALDGRYARLWRTFVGEAEPSAA from the coding sequence GTGACGGAGCAACGGGGCGGGGTTCGGCCGGAGGAATCCGGCTGGGCGAAACGGCTGACCGGGTACGCGTGGCGGTACCCGAAGGACGTCGTGCTCGCGCTCGGGGCCTCGCTCGGCGGCATGGCCGTCATGGCGCTCGTCCCGCTGATCACCAAGGTGATCATCGATGACGTCGTCGAGGACCAGACCCGGTCCATGCTCCCCTGGGCGGGAGCCCTCGTCGGCGCCGCCGTCATCGTGTACGTCCTCACCTACATACGCCGCTACTACGGCGGCCGCCTCGCCCTCGACGTCCAGCACGATCTCCGTACCGAGATGTACGACACGATCACCCGGCTCGACGGCCGGCGGCAGGACGAGCTGTCCACCGGGCAGGTCGTCGGGCGGGCCACGAGCGACCTTCAGCTGATCCAGGGCCTGCTCTTCATGCTGCCGATGACCATCGGCAACATCCTGCTCTTCGTGATCTCCCTCGTGATCATGGCGTGGCTCTCGCTGCCCCTCACCCTCGTCGCGCTCGCCGTCGCCCCCGCCCTGTGGTTCATCGCCAAGCGCAGCCGCAACCGCCTGCACCCCTCGACCTGGTACGCGCAGGCCCAGGCCGCCGCCGTCGCCGGAGTCGTCGACGGCTCCGTGTCCGGCGTACGCGTCGTGAAGGGCTTCGGTCAGGAGGAGCAGGAGACCGGGAAGCTCAGGGAGGTCAGCCGCAAGCTCTTCGCGGGACGCCTTCGGACCATCCGGCTCAACTCCAAGTACACGCCCGCCCTGCAGGCCGTGCCCGCGCTCGGGCAGGTCGCGATGCTGGCCCTCGGCGGCTGGCTCGCGGTGCGCGGGCAGATCACGCTCGGTACGTTCGTGGCCTTCTCCAGTTATCTCGCCCAGCTCGTCGGCCCGGTGCGGATGCTCGCCATGGTGCTCACCGTCGGCCAGCAGGCGCGGGCCGGCGCCGAGCGCGTGCTTGAACTCATCGACACCGAGCCGACGATGGAGGACGGCAAGAAGGAGCTGCCCGCCGACGCTCCGGCGACCGTCGAGTTCGACGACGTGTCGTTCGCGTACGAGGACAGCCGCCCCGTCCTCGACGGGCTCTCCTTCGAGATCAGGCCCGGCGAGACCCTCGCCGTCGTCGGCTCGTCCGGCAGCGGAAAGTCCACCGTCTCGCTGCTGCTTCCCCGCTTCTACGACGTGACGCACGGCGCCGTCCTCATCGGCGGGCACGACGTGCGCGAGCTGACGGCCGACTCGCTGCGGGCCGCCATCGGGCTCGTGCCCGAGGACTCCTTCCTCTTCTCCGACACCGTGCGGGCGAATATCGCTTACGGGAAGCCCGACGCCAGCCAGGAGGAGATAGCGACCGCGGCCCGCGCCGCGCAGGCGGACCGCTTCATATCCGAGCTGCCCGACGGATACGACACGACCGTCGGCGAGCACGGGCTCACTCTCTCCGGCGGTCAGCGCCAGCGCGTCGCGCTCGCCCGCGCCATCCTCACCGACCCCCGCCTTCTCGTCCTCGACGACGCCACGTCGGCGGTGGACGCACAGGTCGAGCACGAGATCCACGAAGCCCTGCGCGGCGTCATGGCCGGCCGTACGACTCTCCTCATCGCCCACCGCCGGTCCACCCTCAATCTCGCCGACCGCATCGCCGTGCTCGACGACGGCCGGCTCGCCGCGATCGGCACGCACGAGGAGCTGACGGAGAACTCCCCGCTCTACCGGCGTCTGCTGACCGACCCCGACGAGCTCGGCGGCGTATCACCCGGTCACGCGGTCCCGGTCGAGATCCCCGAGGACACCTCCCTGCGCGAGGAGCTCGACGCCGAGTTCGACGCCGAGCGCGGTATCACCCCGCCGCTCTGGGTCGGTGACCGCGAGCCCAAGGACACCGCGCTGTCCGGGATGCCCGCGACGCCCGAACTCATCGCCCAGGTCGACGCGTTGCCCCCGGCGACCGACACCCCCGGCATCGACGAGGCGCGGGCCGTCACTCCCGAGGAGTCCTACGGGCTGCGCCGCCTCCTCGCCGGGTTCGGCAAACCGCTGCTGCTCGCCCTGCTCCTCGTCGCCGTCGACGCGGGCATGGGCCTGCTTCTCCCCGTGCTGATCCGGCACGGCATCGACGAGGGCGTCTCGCAGCTCGCGCTCGGCGCGGTGTGGGCGGCCGCCGGGCTTGGTCTGCTCACCGTACTCGTCCAGTGGACGGCGCAGATCGGCGAGACGCGGATGACGGGACGGACGGGCGAGCGGGTGCTCTACTCCCTCCGCCTGAAGATCTTCGCCCAGCTCCAGCGGCTCGGACTCGACTACTACGAGCGGGAGTTGACCGGGCGCATCATGACCCGGATGACGACGGACGTGGACGCCCTTTCCACCTTCCTGCAGACGGGTCTGGTCACCGCCTTCGTCTCCGTCGTCACCTTCTTCGGCATCATGGTCGCGCTCGTCGTCATCGACGTGGAGCTCGCGCTCGTCGTCTTCGCGACGCTGCCGCCGCTGATCATCGGTACGTTCTTCTTCCGCCGCTCCAGCGTCAAGGCGTACGAACTCGCCCGTGAGCGGGTGTCGGTAGTCAACGCCGACCTCCAGGAGTCCGTCGCGGGCCTGCGCATCGTGCAGGCCTTCCGGCGCGAGCGCTCCGGCGGCAAGAAGTTCGCCGACGCCAGTGCCGACTACCGCAGCGCGCGTATCCGCGGGCAGTGGCTGATCTCCATCTACTTCCCGTTCGTGCAGCTGCTCTCGGCGGTCGCGGCGGCGGCGGTCCTCATGGTCGGTGCGGGCCGCGTGGAGGCGGGCACCTTGACGACGGGCGCCCTCGTCGCCTATCTCCTCTACATCGACCTGTTCTTCGCACCCGTCCAGCAGCTCTCCCAGGTCTTCGACGGCTACCAGCAGGCCACCGTCTCGCTCGGCCGCATCCAGGAACTCCTCCAGGAGCCGACCTCGACCAAGGCCGCGGACGAGCCGCTCGACGTCCTGTCCCTGCGCGGCGAGATCGCCTTCGAGGACGTGGACTTCGCGTACGGCGGCGAGGAGGAGGCTCTGAGCGACGTCCGCCTGCGGATACCGGCGGGGCAGACCGTCGCCTTCGTCGGCGAGACCGGTGCGGGCAAGTCGACCCTGGTCAAACTGGTCGCCCGGTTCTACGACCCGACCGGCGGCCGCGTGACGGTGGACGGCACGGACCTGCGGTCCCTCGATCTGACCTCGTACCGCCACCGCCTCGGCGTCGTCCCGCAGGAGGCCTACCTCTTCGCGGGCACGGTGCGCGACGCGATCGCCTACGGCCGCCCCGACGCCACGGACGCCGAGGTCGAGGCCGCGGCCCGCGCGGTCGGCGCCCACGACATGATCGCCACCCTGGACGGCGGCTACCTCCACGAGGTCTCCGAGCGTGGCCGCAACCTCTCCGCGGGACAGCGCCAGCTGATCGCCCTGGCCCGCGCCGAGCTCGTCGACCCGGACATCCTGCTCCTCGACGAGGCGACCGCCGCCCTCGACCTCGCCACCGAGGCGCAGGTCAACCAGGCCACCGACCGCATCGCGGGCAAGCGCACCACCCTGGTCGTCGCCCACCGCCTCACCACCGCCGCCCGCGCGGACCGCGTGATCGTGATGGACCACGGCCAGGTCGCCGAGGACGGCACCCACGACGAGCTGCTCGCGCTCGACGGGCGTTACGCGCGGCTGTGGCGGACGTTCGTGGGGGAGGCGGAGCCCTCGGCTGCGTGA
- a CDS encoding serine hydrolase, producing the protein MTHPISGISRRARVLSAGLTAGVLVPLGAVATATPAAAAAAPSVTCTSAQAGLAAKLTKDITAALKNRTGTVAVGLRDRTTGTTCTLRSTTSFDSASVVKATVLATLLWDAQQTSRALSSREKSLATSMITKSDNAATSTLWRQLGAAKVKGFLRAAGMTKTVPGSGGYWGLTRINATDEQKLLALITGQNTVLTDASRAYLLKLMGKVIPSQRWGTPAGAPSGVEIHVKNGWLQRSTHGWRVHSIGAFKGGGHDYTLSVLTHGNSTMNYGVATIQGVAKAVHKDLAPRTPAAGRYAPTEAPREAFVAAPGS; encoded by the coding sequence ATGACTCACCCGATATCCGGGATATCCAGGCGTGCCCGCGTGCTCTCGGCGGGCCTCACCGCCGGGGTGCTCGTGCCGCTCGGCGCGGTCGCGACCGCCACGCCCGCCGCCGCTGCCGCCGCACCGAGCGTCACCTGCACCTCCGCGCAGGCGGGCCTGGCCGCCAAGCTGACGAAGGACATCACGGCGGCGCTGAAGAACCGCACGGGCACCGTCGCGGTCGGCCTCCGGGACCGCACCACGGGCACCACCTGCACCCTGCGCTCGACCACGTCGTTCGACTCGGCGAGCGTCGTCAAGGCGACCGTCCTCGCCACGCTCCTGTGGGACGCCCAGCAGACCAGCCGCGCGCTGTCGTCCCGCGAGAAGAGCCTCGCCACCTCCATGATCACGAAGTCCGACAACGCAGCCACCAGCACGCTCTGGCGCCAGCTCGGCGCGGCCAAGGTGAAGGGCTTCCTCAGGGCCGCCGGGATGACGAAAACGGTGCCGGGGTCCGGCGGCTACTGGGGCCTCACCCGGATCAACGCCACCGACGAGCAGAAGCTCCTCGCCCTGATCACCGGCCAGAACACGGTCCTGACCGACGCCTCCCGCGCCTACCTGCTCAAGCTGATGGGCAAAGTGATCCCCTCGCAGCGCTGGGGCACCCCCGCGGGCGCGCCGTCCGGCGTCGAGATCCACGTCAAGAACGGCTGGCTGCAGCGGTCGACCCACGGCTGGCGCGTGCACAGCATCGGCGCGTTCAAGGGCGGCGGCCACGACTACACCCTCTCCGTGCTCACCCACGGCAACAGCACCATGAACTACGGCGTCGCCACCATCCAGGGCGTGGCCAAGGCCGTCCACAAGGACCTGGCGCCCAGGACCCCCGCGGCCGGGCGCTACGCCCCGACGGAGGCGCCGCGGGAGGCGTTCGTGGCGGCCCCCGGCAGCTGA